A genomic window from Macaca mulatta isolate MMU2019108-1 chromosome 19, T2T-MMU8v2.0, whole genome shotgun sequence includes:
- the TMED1 gene encoding transmembrane emp24 domain-containing protein 1 isoform X1 — protein sequence MRVEARGAAIGTGGGGTGCGCATVQVIGGAGLDVDFTLESPQGVLLVSESRKADGVHTVEPTEAGDYKLCFDNSFSTISEKLVFFELIFDSLQDDEEVEGWAEAVEPEEMLDVKMEDIKESIETMRTRLERSIQMLTLLRAFEARDRNLQEGNLERVNFWSAVNVAVLLLVAVLQVCTLKRFFQDKRPVPT from the exons ATGAGGGTAGAGGCAAGGGGCGCAGCCATTGGGACAGGTGGGGGCGGGACCGGTTGTGGGTGTGCCACCGTTCAG GTGATCGGAGGTGCGGGGCTGGACGTGGACTTCACGCTGGAGAGCCCTCAGGGCGTGCTGTTGGTCAGCGAGTCCCGCAAGGCTGATGGGGTACACAC CGTGGAGCCAACGGAGGCCGGGGACTACAAGCTGTGCTTTGACAACTCCTTCAGCACCATCTCCGAGAAGCTGGTGTTCTTTGAATTGATCTTTGACAGCCTCCAGGATGACGAGGAGGTCgaaggatgggcagaggctgtggAGCCCGAGGAGATGCTGGATGTTAAAATGGAGGACATCAAG GAGTCCATTGAGACCATGCGGACCCGGCTGGAGCGAAGCATCCAGATGCTGACGCTACTTCGGGCCTTCGAGGCACGTGACCGCAACCTGCAAGAGGGCAACTTGGAGCGGGTCAACTTCTGGTCAGCTGTCAACGTGGCGGTGCTGCTGTTGGTGGCCGTGCTGCAGGTCTGCACACTCAAGCGCTTCTTCCAGGACAAGCGCCCGGTGCCCACGTAG
- the TMED1 gene encoding transmembrane emp24 domain-containing protein 1 precursor: protein MMAAGAALALALWLLMPPVGVGGAGPPPIQDGEFTFLLPAGRKQCFYQSAPANASLETEYQVIGGAGLDVDFTLESPQGVLLVSESRKADGVHTVEPTEAGDYKLCFDNSFSTISEKLVFFELIFDSLQDDEEVEGWAEAVEPEEMLDVKMEDIKESIETMRTRLERSIQMLTLLRAFEARDRNLQEGNLERVNFWSAVNVAVLLLVAVLQVCTLKRFFQDKRPVPT from the exons ATGATGGCGGCCGGCGCGGCCTTAGCCCTGGCCTTGTGGCTACTAATGCCAccagtgggggtgggaggggcggGGCCCCCGCCAATCCAGGACGGTGAGTTCACGTTCCTGTTGCCGGCGGGGAGGAAGCAGTGTTTCTACCAGTCCGCGCCGGCCAACGCAAGCCTCGAGACCGAATACCAG GTGATCGGAGGTGCGGGGCTGGACGTGGACTTCACGCTGGAGAGCCCTCAGGGCGTGCTGTTGGTCAGCGAGTCCCGCAAGGCTGATGGGGTACACAC CGTGGAGCCAACGGAGGCCGGGGACTACAAGCTGTGCTTTGACAACTCCTTCAGCACCATCTCCGAGAAGCTGGTGTTCTTTGAATTGATCTTTGACAGCCTCCAGGATGACGAGGAGGTCgaaggatgggcagaggctgtggAGCCCGAGGAGATGCTGGATGTTAAAATGGAGGACATCAAG GAGTCCATTGAGACCATGCGGACCCGGCTGGAGCGAAGCATCCAGATGCTGACGCTACTTCGGGCCTTCGAGGCACGTGACCGCAACCTGCAAGAGGGCAACTTGGAGCGGGTCAACTTCTGGTCAGCTGTCAACGTGGCGGTGCTGCTGTTGGTGGCCGTGCTGCAGGTCTGCACACTCAAGCGCTTCTTCCAGGACAAGCGCCCGGTGCCCACGTAG